tcattaggcttcgcgtggtcaagtgagagttcgtgcttgttactcttggtgatcgccatcacctagacggcttggtggtgattgggagtttggtgttcacccggcggagcttgtgggtgacccaactcaaagttgtgagcggctttgggtgattcgccgcgacggagtgtcgaagaatcaacccgtaaagagcacttgatccttgcgcggatcaagggggagctacacccttgcgcgggtgctccaacgaggactagtggagagtggcgactcttcgatacctcggcaaaacatcgccgcgttcctttctctccctatttactttgagcacttactttgagtatttactttaagcaattcaatacttgttttacatccatagaattgcttgcttgagtaaggttggaacataggtggtgagttcgttgtgcattagtttgatagaaatacttttctaggcacaaggggttaattgggctatccgtaggatttgtttattgcaagagaatttcgaattagcccaattcaccccccctcttgggcatcttgatcctttcagactcATTAAGCATTCCAACATCAGACACCCTGCTGTAGATGGCCCCTGCCCAGTGTTGCAGTACGCCGATGACACCCTCCTACTGGTGCGAGCGGAAATAGTAGACATCCGGAGACTCAAAGTTACTTTGGATAGCTTTGCCATGGCCACTGGTCTCAAGATCAATTACTCCAAGAGCATGCTTGTGCCTATGCACGTACCGCAAGACCGCTTGGAACAGATCGTCCGGCTCCTCCAGTGCCAGCAAGCAAGCTTTCCTCAGGTGTACCTTGGCTTACCACTCTCAAATGTCAAGCTTAACCTCGCCGCCTTCGCGCCCTTGATCTCCAAGGTCGACCGGCGGCTCTCTGGGTGGCAGGCTGCGCTGCTCAACCACCAAAGCAGACTTGTTCTCATCAACTCAGTTCTAGACGGTCTGGCCACCTATATGATGCAGGCTCTCGCGCTGCCCCCCGGGAATCATCTCGGCCATTGATAGCAGACGGCGAGCTTTCCTTTGGTCCGGCAAAGATAAGACATCTGGTGCAAAATGCCTGGTCAAGTGGGACGATGTTCAGCGGCCTTCCTTGGAAGGAGGCCTCGGGGTAAAGGACCTTGCCACTCAAAATGCTTGCCTCCTTTTGAAGCTTCTCCACCGTCTTCACCATCCTGAACAGTCAGCTTGGGCTGCTTGGGTCAGAGAGCATAAAGACATCCTCAACATGTCCGACCATGGTGATGGCAGTCACTGGTCGGCCCTCAGATCCTTGCTACCAGCTTACCGGTGTATCACCAAGGTGCAGCTGGGCGACGGGCGGACTACGTCCTTCTGGCATGACTCTTGGTTTGATGGTTCGCCTCTCGCTACTGTCTTCCCCTGCCTTTTCTCCCACTGCACGAAGCCGGATGCCTCTGCCTCCGAGGTCCTCACCATCAGTTTGCAACCGATGTTGGTCTCCAGGCTGTCACCACAAGCAAGTGAAGAGCTGCATGCCCTCAATGAAATGATCAGCAACATCACTTTAACACAAGCTCCGGACAGCAGATATTCCAAATTTGCCGGCCAGCTGGGAACTCTCCATGCTTCAGCCGTGTATCAGGCATCCAAGACCATGGGCTCCCCGTGCAATTTCTCTAGCTTCATTTGGAGAAACCGAGCGCCCCCCAGGGTACGTTTTTTCGGCTGGTTATTGGTAAACAACCGCATACAGTGCCGTTACAACCTCCACCTCAAGCATGTCCTCGACGACGACATTTGCCAACTTTGTGGTAATGCGGCAGAGACTGCCGATCACCTCATCTTTCGCTGTCTGGTTCCTTCGGCTTTCTGGAATCATATTGGCTGGACTGGGGTCAACCTTCCGGAGCCAACTCACCTATGGGAGATGCCACGGCCACCACATATCCCAGCTAAGCACTTCCCGATGATGATACTACTGTGTTGCTGGCAGATTTGGAACCATCGCCACGACGTCGTCTTTCGCCATCAGCAACCCTATCTGAGCCGCCTCCTGTACAGCTGCAGGGAAACATGTCGCCTATGGAGCAGCCGCCTTCGTTTCCAAGACCGTTCCATTGCTGATCACTGGtgtaatttatttgtcatgaattAATGCCCTGTACGATTAAGACCATGTAAACTCTAGGTGCCTGGCACCCTCCATTTACCGGCTTGCCGGAATCTATGGAAAATCATTCAGGTGGGGCTCTCcccctccggtgaagtcttcaaaaaaaaaaaaagtggcagGGGCATTCTATGTACGGCTTACTTCTGATAGAcgcttttttttaaaatattactAGGCATACAGCCATACATCAATTATACGGCCAACAATGCAAGAACGACACGTATAATCCATGGCCCGTACGTACATGATATGATACATGTTTGTACGACAATGCCGGAAATAATTAAGATTTGAACAGTGATGAGAATTAAGTTGAGAAACAGTAAAGGGGGACCATGTTGGATTGAAGAAttcgtgcatgcatgcatctggCACGTACGGCCAGGCATTCGTGTCAGCCGAGCTCCGCCGTGTCTGCCGCTGACCTACACGTACGCGATCGATGAGAAGGACCGGTCAGTCGGTCCATGCTGGCATGCATGCATGGGATTGCTGGCAGTCCATGAAGTGCCCCATCTTTTCTTCTAGAACTAGAACCTGTATCTGTATGCATGCTGGATGCTGCCACTTGTTGCTGCGCCTCCCATGCATATCTCTGGTTCTGGGATATATGTCGCCATGGCGGCCGGCACCACAAGATTTGCATTGTCATGGCATGGGACTTGAGAGTGGGTATTATCTAGAAAGAAGTATTATTCATACGAAATATCAAAGAGAAAATTTTTCTCCCTGCCTATTTTTTCATCCATCTTCTCCAAATAAGTACTCAGGTATTGGAGAGT
The sequence above is drawn from the Miscanthus floridulus cultivar M001 chromosome 15, ASM1932011v1, whole genome shotgun sequence genome and encodes:
- the LOC136507689 gene encoding uncharacterized protein; amino-acid sequence: MATGLKINYSKSMLVPMHVPQDRLEQIVRLLQCQQASFPQVYLGLPLSNVKLNLAAFAPLISKVDRRLSGWQAALLNHQSRLVLINSVLDGLATYMMQALALPPGNHLGH